A section of the Humulus lupulus chromosome 2, drHumLupu1.1, whole genome shotgun sequence genome encodes:
- the LOC133817333 gene encoding heat stress transcription factor A-4c-like, whose protein sequence is MDGSQGSSTAPAPFLTKTYELVEEPLTDNIVSWSQSGCSFVVWNPTEFSKDLLPMYFKHNNFSSFVRQLNTYGFRKIDPDQWEFANEDFIRGQRHLLKNIHRRKPIHSHSMQNQGNCAPLTDPERYEYEKEIKRLKHEKNSLQLTLQMHEREKQEFELQKQALNQRFQTMEQRQMRLMASLAEIMQKPAFASILMQQSDNHSKKRRLLSSSNHSDESNMDEISNWNPKDTNFDRMSAQTTKFDPIEKLEGSIGFWESFLYRIGEEFNSVGVFSQVSPIIDTEIDYVEVNCRSSSPMSHLSSPNSFDVHSSPEAPGSANHLDIGNIFSACLDVDTTPKSSGLDMNSSPACAIEVEASKEEDVGVTEALPAKVNDLFWEQCLTETPGSSDLHEIQPERNETEDSASGSQAAIHRADWWSMNSNVNNIATQRGHLTSAI, encoded by the exons ATGGATGGGTCACAAGGTAGCTCTACTGCACCAGCACCATTTCTAACGAAAACATATGAACTGGTTGAAGAACCATTGACTGACAACATTGTGTCTTGGAGTCAAAGTGGTTGCAGTTTTGTGGTATGGAATCCAACTGAGTTTTCTAAAGATTTGCTTCCTATGTATTTCAAGCACAATAACTTTTCCAGCTTCGTGAGGCAACTTAACACTTAT GGGTTTAGGAAGATTGATCCTGACCAATGGGAGTTTGCAAATGAAGATTTCATTAGAGGGCAGAGACATCTTCTGAAGAACATTCATAGGCGCAAACCGATTCATAGTCATTCGATGCAAAATCAAGGGAATTGTGCTCCTTTAACCGATCCAGAaagatatgaatatgagaaagAAATTAAGAGACTAAAACATGAGAAGAATTCTCTTCAGTTGACACTACAGATGCATGAAAGAGAGAAACAAGAGTTTGAGCTTCAAAAACAGGCGCTAAATCAGCGATTCCAAACCATGGAACAGCGCCAGATGCGGCTGATGGCCTCCTTGGCTGAAATAATGCAGAAACCAGCATTTGCATCTATACTTATGCAACAATCAGATAACCACAGCAAAAAGAGAAGGCTATTGAGCTCTAGTAACCATTCTGATGAATCCAATATGGACGAAATCTCGAATTGGAATCCAAAAGACACAAATTTTGATAGAATGTCAGCTCAAACAACAAAGTTCGACCCCATTGAGAAGCTGGAAGGGTCTATAGGGTTCTGGGAGAGTTTTCTGTACAGGATTGGTGAAGAGTTCAACAGTGTGGGAGTGTTCTCACAGGTCTCTCCTATCATTGACACAGAAATAGACTATGTTGAGGTCAATTGCAGATCAAGTTCACCTATGTCACATCTATCTTCACCAAATTCATTTGATGTTCATTCATCTCCTGAGGCGCCTGGCTCGGCCAATCATCTTGACATTGGCAATATATTTTCAGCATGTCTTGATGTTGACACGACACCAAAATCTTCAGGGCTCGATATGAACTCGAGCCCTGCTTGTGCTATTGAAGTTGAGGCCTCTAAAGAAGAAGATGTTGGTGTAACTGAAGCTTTGCCTGCTAAAGTAAATGATCTCTTCTGGGAACAATGCTTGACAGAGACCCCTGGTTCTTCTGATTTACATGAAATCCAGCCAGAGAGAAATGAAACCGAAGACAGTGCGAGCGGAAGCCAGGCTGCAATTCACAGGGCAGATTGGTGGAGCATGAATAGTAATGTTAATAACATCGCAACTCAAAGAGGGCATCTCACTTCAGCTATCTAA